In the genome of Oncorhynchus mykiss isolate Arlee chromosome 30, USDA_OmykA_1.1, whole genome shotgun sequence, the window acaaccTAACCAGCTCTGGTAGGGCGAGTAAAGTGGTCACTCatttatgtctggaagtagctagcaagctagccaatgttaacttgggtgcttgactgccgttgtaaaGTCAGAACaccctactcctcggcccaaGCGTCCAGTACACTCTGAATTTAgagcactccagattgaatttaagaacacacccgAAGTAGTAAAATGTCtaactagtaatttgttatgctaactagcttgcaagaggttgcatagcaacagcatcaacttccggtagatcGGAGAAGAGCTAGTActctcaactgaaaggatactatttgtttacagtatactaaaatgaactaatagtatatagtatgttagtatgggtattcaaacacagctcTACTCATcccagggtttgtctttatttgaatattttctacattgtagaataatagtgaatacatcaaaatgatgaaataacacatgtatcATATAGTAACTAAAactgtgttaaacaaatcaaaatacagtatattttgtatttgagattctttaaagtagccaccctttgcttagatgacagctttgcacactcttggcattctcaaccagctttttggctgcttttccttcactctgcggtccaactcatcccaaaccatctcaattgggttgaggttgggtgcgtcatctgatgcagcactctatcactttttttggttactaaattattccatatgtattatttcatagatttgatgtcttcactattattctacaatgtagaaaatagtaaaaataaagaaaaacccttgaatgagtaggtgtgtccaaacttttgaatggtactgtttGTGAGAAATTATGTTAGCCATAATAGCTAGCTAGCCTTCAATATTCTGCTCAAGAGATACGCAAAGTTGTACGATTTCAGGACAAGCTACTTACTTGTGACAACACAGGAGGTATACAGGTCATCCCTCCTACAGTGAAGTTACAGGTACACTTGCAGGGCATCAAACAGGCAGCCCTGGTTAGGGTCACGTAAACGTTTCCTGGAAAGATCACACCTTTGTAAAACTAACACATTATTGGACAAATTACTCTCTAGCTCTAAAAAGGATGAGCTGTTGGCTTCACTAGATCTGTTGCCTACATCAGCTCAGTGGCCAGTCTAACTGCTACCTGCTGAGCTCTACTCACCATCCTGCAGGTGTGGATGAATCAGCCCCAGCTTGTTGCAGGTGGTTGCAGGGCTGTCTTTGGTGCCCTGAGGCCAGCTGAAGGAGCTGCTTGAGTGATGGTCAGGGAATGAGTCAAGCGTTCTCCTGGTCATGGTCCGGTTTTGCTGGGAAAATGGCCATCCAAAAACACTCACTTTAGGAGGTTTTACTAATAACTTGAGACATGGAGTGCAGGTTATGCAATAGTTTTGAGGAAGTATTTTGTGTGGACTGCAGAGTACGATTCCTCAGTCTTACAGTAAAATAAACAGGTCTAGATTACAATAAATCGGGCACCAACTTTTTAAAATCGTATTATTTTTTCCAAGGGATTCAGGTCGCCTATTTCTTGGACGGCCAGGAAGACCTGATTTCCCCTGTAACATAAATGGGGCCTTGCATTTACATAGATCcattatatactgtacactgcATTCTAAATGATTCAGTTACTGTTTCTAATTTGGATCAAAAGACACAATAAGCCTCCTTACTGGTAGTCCACACTGACCTCTCACTCCCTTAGCTCCAGGCATACCTTGTATCCCTGCAATGAGCATGATAGATTTAGATGGAAACCATGGAAATATACCCAACAATAGACATTAGAATGCCAAATGGTTACTTACTCTCTTTCCAAACAGATCctgaaaaataaaacaaacaaacattgacCAAACAAGACTTCAAAATGTCATAATTGTAGCAAACTTACTGGAAAAAACTGAAAAGGTTTGTGAAATATTGACAAAATACATACAGGTTGACCAGGGAAGCCCTTTTTCCCAGGTGGACTGCGCGGACCAATGTCT includes:
- the LOC118945817 gene encoding collagen alpha-2(XI) chain-like yields the protein MTRRTLDSFPDHHSSSSFSWPQGTKDSPATTCNKLGLIHPHLQDGNVYVTLTRAACLMPCKCTCNFTVGGMTCIPPVLSQVEVRVWGSTEIHRGDLELLPLRDVSAEGRGDH